The following proteins are co-located in the Candidatus Nitrotoga sp. AM1P genome:
- a CDS encoding SDR family oxidoreductase yields the protein MSKHSLSGKVVIVGGGAKNLGGLISRTFAADGAKIIAHYNSAATRSDADKTVADIKAAGGDAIAVQGDFTKVDEVVKAFAAAKKHYGSIDIAINTVGKVLKKPFAETTEAEYDSMAAINSKAAYFFMQEAGKQLNDGGKICTIVTSLLAAYTGLYSTYGGMKAPVEHFTRAASKEFGSRGISVTAVGPGPMDTPFFYGQETPEAVAYHKSASALGGLTKIEDIVPLIKFLVTDGWWITGQTIFANGGYTTR from the coding sequence ATGAGCAAGCATTCATTGAGCGGCAAGGTAGTCATCGTTGGCGGCGGAGCCAAAAATCTCGGAGGTTTGATCAGTCGCACCTTCGCCGCAGATGGTGCCAAGATTATCGCCCACTACAACAGTGCAGCTACCAGGTCGGATGCCGACAAGACCGTGGCTGACATTAAAGCGGCAGGCGGCGACGCGATTGCGGTACAGGGGGACTTCACCAAGGTCGACGAGGTCGTGAAGGCATTTGCAGCGGCGAAGAAGCACTACGGCAGCATAGACATCGCCATCAATACTGTAGGCAAAGTCCTCAAGAAGCCGTTCGCGGAAACCACTGAGGCGGAATATGACTCGATGGCTGCTATCAACTCCAAGGCCGCATATTTCTTCATGCAAGAGGCAGGCAAGCAGCTCAATGACGGGGGCAAGATCTGCACGATCGTGACATCGCTCCTCGCGGCTTACACCGGTCTCTACTCGACCTACGGCGGCATGAAGGCCCCGGTGGAACACTTCACCCGTGCTGCCTCAAAGGAGTTCGGTAGCCGCGGTATTTCCGTGACAGCAGTTGGCCCGGGTCCCATGGACACCCCGTTCTTTTACGGTCAAGAGACACCTGAGGCTGTGGCCTATCACAAGTCCGCCTCCGCACTGGGCGGCCTGACGAAGATCGAGGACATCGTGCCTTTGATCAAGTTTCTCGTAACCGATGGCTGGTGGATCACTGGTCAGACCATCTTTGCCAACGGCGGCTACACCACGCGGTAG
- a CDS encoding Hsp20/alpha crystallin family protein: MHYRGIFHRDLFSELERLQREFDGSPSIRGAAPGYPAMNVGTTSKSVEVSAFAPDMTPEEFDVQVENGVLAISGERKNIVPPEGATIHIGEHFSGHFRRVVSLPDDIEPNSTTASYRDGVLHVCVARREAAQSRRISVQ; this comes from the coding sequence ATGCATTATCGAGGTATTTTTCACCGCGATCTGTTCTCGGAACTGGAGCGGTTGCAGCGTGAGTTTGACGGCTCCCCCAGCATTCGCGGTGCGGCGCCAGGCTATCCGGCCATGAACGTTGGCACAACATCGAAGTCGGTTGAGGTCTCTGCCTTTGCGCCCGACATGACACCGGAGGAATTCGATGTGCAAGTCGAGAATGGCGTGCTGGCCATCAGTGGTGAGCGCAAAAACATAGTGCCGCCTGAGGGAGCGACCATACATATTGGCGAACATTTCTCCGGGCATTTCCGACGTGTCGTATCACTGCCGGACGACATCGAGCCGAATTCAACTACGGCCAGTTATCGCGATGGCGTGCTACACGTCTGCGTGGCGCGCAGGGAAGCGGCCCAATCGCGCCGGATTTCGGTTCAATGA
- a CDS encoding Hsp20/alpha crystallin family protein — protein sequence MNEKVIKRENASEESAAMRPAVNVVEDATGITLYADLPGVLKEKLSIHVGGDNLILEGELEINSPPNMEAIHAEVDLSRYRRVFTLSRELDGDKVSAGFRHGVLELRIQKAEHAQPRRIVVQTA from the coding sequence ATGAACGAGAAAGTCATCAAGCGTGAAAATGCGAGTGAAGAGAGTGCAGCCATGCGCCCTGCAGTGAATGTAGTTGAAGATGCGACCGGCATCACACTGTATGCCGATCTACCTGGAGTGCTAAAAGAAAAGTTGTCCATCCATGTGGGAGGCGACAATCTGATTCTGGAAGGCGAGCTGGAAATAAATTCCCCGCCGAACATGGAGGCGATCCACGCTGAAGTCGATCTGTCGCGTTACCGCCGGGTATTCACCCTGTCGCGGGAACTGGATGGCGACAAGGTATCGGCAGGATTCCGACATGGCGTGCTGGAATTGCGCATTCAGAAGGCCGAGCATGCCCAGCCGCGCCGGATCGTAGTGCAGACTGCCTGA
- the pepN gene encoding aminopeptidase N has protein sequence MTQNPTQKPPVTIHRKDYTAPAYWVNTVEMGFDLDPAATRVSTCITLQRNSASPNKEVELLGDGVKLVALRMNGKTLRKGVKGYSIADGKLRIANAPDEITLEIETLVEPEKNTLMMGLYISNGNFFTQCEAEGFRKITWFPDRPDVMAKYTVMLRGDKKKYPVLLSNGNLIEQGDLPNGRHYAKWEDPFKKPSYLFALVAGKLVCQEEKFKLNSGRKVLLQVWVEPGNLDKTQHAMDSLKHSIRWDQERYGLELDLDRFMIVAVGDFNMGAMENKGLNIFNTKYVLANPSIATDTDYANIEAVVGHEYFHNWTGNRVTCRDWFQLSLKEGLTVFRDQEFSADMIGTDSGRAVSRIENVRMLRQVQFSEDAGPMAHAVRPDSFVEISNFYTVTIYEKGAEVVRMVQTLLGREGFRKGMDLYFERHDGQAVSCDDFRAAMAHSSGRDLAQFERWYSQPGTPQLKVQSHYDAAKQTYKLTLSQRCKPVAGQKKPLPFHIPVVVGLLDARGRDMALTLEGAASSKPATSCVLELTQAKQTFIFNRVTTKPTPSLLRNFSAPVVMEYDYSDQELAQLMAHDSDAFNRWEAGQRLAMQRLLSLIKQVQAGDALTLDELFINALRTTLIDTALDPSFREVVLTLPSELMLAEQCEVIDPQAIHTARQFMRKTISARLKADFIAVYAANLTPGKYSPDARSAGKRGLKNLCLSYLLGWQDESTLQLAHAQIDAADNMTDRLAALMALVNTGSKTAQQPLKNFYRDFKNEALVVDKWFSLQAVAMHTDVTAVRKLMTHPAFTLKNPNRARSLISSFCNGNPSQFHAADGSGYAFWTEQVIALNKLNPQVAARLVRTLDHWKKYQPALKQQMQAALQKVAATKGLSKDVQEVVFKTLG, from the coding sequence ATGACCCAGAACCCGACCCAGAAACCACCCGTCACCATCCATCGCAAAGACTACACTGCCCCGGCCTATTGGGTGAACACCGTTGAAATGGGTTTCGATCTCGACCCCGCGGCAACGCGTGTGTCCACGTGCATCACCCTGCAGCGCAATAGCGCATCGCCCAACAAGGAAGTGGAGCTGCTGGGCGACGGCGTCAAGCTGGTGGCCTTGCGTATGAACGGCAAAACGCTCCGCAAAGGTGTTAAGGGTTACTCGATAGCCGACGGAAAATTGCGCATCGCCAATGCACCGGACGAGATCACGCTGGAGATCGAGACGCTGGTTGAGCCCGAGAAGAATACCTTGATGATGGGGCTGTATATTTCCAACGGCAATTTCTTTACCCAATGCGAGGCCGAAGGTTTCCGCAAGATCACCTGGTTCCCCGATCGCCCGGACGTGATGGCGAAATACACGGTGATGCTGCGCGGCGACAAGAAAAAGTATCCGGTGTTGCTGTCCAATGGCAACCTGATCGAACAGGGTGATCTGCCCAATGGCCGCCACTATGCCAAGTGGGAAGACCCGTTCAAGAAGCCTTCCTATCTGTTTGCGCTGGTGGCAGGCAAGCTGGTGTGTCAAGAAGAAAAATTCAAATTAAATAGTGGACGAAAAGTGCTGCTGCAAGTGTGGGTGGAGCCGGGCAATCTGGACAAGACGCAGCATGCGATGGATTCGCTCAAACACAGCATCCGCTGGGATCAGGAACGCTACGGGCTGGAGCTGGATCTGGACCGCTTTATGATCGTCGCGGTGGGCGACTTCAACATGGGCGCGATGGAAAACAAGGGCCTGAATATCTTCAACACCAAGTATGTGCTGGCCAACCCCAGCATCGCCACCGACACCGATTACGCCAATATCGAGGCGGTGGTCGGCCATGAATACTTTCATAACTGGACCGGCAACCGCGTGACCTGCCGCGACTGGTTTCAGTTGTCGTTGAAGGAAGGCCTCACCGTGTTCCGCGACCAGGAATTCTCTGCCGACATGATCGGCACGGACAGCGGTCGCGCGGTGAGTCGCATTGAAAATGTGCGCATGCTGCGCCAAGTGCAGTTTTCCGAAGATGCGGGGCCGATGGCCCATGCGGTGCGGCCGGACAGTTTTGTGGAGATCAGCAATTTTTACACGGTCACGATCTATGAAAAAGGGGCCGAGGTGGTGCGCATGGTTCAGACTCTGCTGGGGCGTGAAGGCTTTCGCAAGGGCATGGACCTGTACTTTGAACGGCATGACGGGCAGGCGGTTAGCTGCGACGATTTCCGCGCGGCGATGGCACACAGCAGCGGGCGCGATCTCGCCCAGTTCGAGCGCTGGTATAGCCAGCCTGGCACGCCGCAGCTCAAGGTGCAAAGCCACTACGACGCGGCCAAACAGACTTATAAATTGACGCTCAGCCAGCGTTGCAAGCCCGTCGCCGGACAAAAGAAGCCGCTGCCTTTCCATATCCCCGTTGTGGTTGGCCTGCTCGATGCACGGGGCCGCGACATGGCGCTGACTCTTGAGGGTGCCGCATCTTCAAAACCTGCCACCTCCTGCGTGCTGGAGCTGACCCAGGCAAAACAGACGTTCATCTTCAACCGCGTCACCACCAAACCCACGCCATCATTACTGCGCAACTTCTCTGCCCCGGTGGTGATGGAATATGACTATTCCGACCAGGAGCTGGCGCAGCTGATGGCGCATGACAGCGATGCTTTCAACCGTTGGGAGGCCGGGCAACGCCTGGCGATGCAACGTCTATTGAGTTTGATCAAACAGGTGCAGGCGGGTGATGCGCTGACGCTGGATGAGTTGTTCATCAACGCCTTGCGTACCACGCTCATCGACACGGCGCTTGATCCGTCTTTCCGTGAGGTAGTGCTGACGCTGCCTTCGGAACTGATGCTAGCCGAACAGTGCGAAGTGATCGACCCGCAGGCGATCCACACTGCGCGCCAGTTCATGCGCAAGACAATCTCTGCAAGACTCAAGGCCGATTTCATCGCCGTCTATGCAGCCAACCTGACACCCGGCAAATACAGCCCCGATGCCAGATCGGCCGGCAAGCGCGGGCTGAAAAACCTGTGCCTGTCTTATCTGCTTGGCTGGCAAGATGAATCCACGTTGCAACTGGCCCACGCGCAGATCGACGCAGCCGACAACATGACCGACCGCTTGGCCGCGCTGATGGCGCTGGTGAATACCGGCAGCAAGACGGCACAGCAGCCATTGAAAAACTTCTATCGGGATTTCAAAAACGAGGCGCTGGTGGTGGACAAATGGTTCAGCCTGCAGGCGGTCGCGATGCATACCGATGTAACAGCGGTGCGCAAGCTGATGACCCATCCCGCGTTCACGCTGAAAAATCCCAACCGCGCACGCAGCCTGATCTCCAGTTTTTGCAACGGCAATCCGTCACAGTTCCATGCAGCGGATGGCAGCGGTTATGCCTTCTGGACAGAACAGGTGATCGCGTTGAACAAGCTCAATCCGCAGGTGGCCGCACGTTTGGTACGCACGCTGGATCACTGGAAAAAATACCAGCCCGCGCTGAAACAGCAGATGCAGGCCGCGTTGCAGAAAGTCGCCGCAACCAAAGGCTTGTCCAAGGATGTGCAGGAGGTGGTGTTCAAGACGTTGGGGTGA
- a CDS encoding N-6 DNA methylase — MKNKFCDLQDLDNEASVEARFVDKLLDDLGFVSAEIKLKTSLRELKVGKGSKSSLYKPDYAIISLGMPTLIVDAKATTEVISEFEQQCSSYCLEINKAYDHNPVRYYLLSNGVKTALYKWDVQKPILELEFQDFDKGKEKYKELHKIIGKKALAESAEEQMALVDNAIFQFEKTTLEGLSDLFQRMHQYIWAKEKKSPSAAFEELMKIIFVKIQKDREIHSRFGVDPKPKYKDVVFSTHWINSQTENESPINDPLFKNLVKSLEEEIRNDKKKRVFDENEQIKLSKDTIKWIVKELQHIDFISMEEDIHGRMFETFLDATVRGRDLGQFFTPRDIVDLMVNLAQIKVTKTGVPKVLDACCGSGGFLISAMGKMIQDANALVGVTTKERAALISSIKNESIFGIDAGSDPAIYRIARMNMYLHGDGGSHIYHADSLDKTLGPVGNASIEYNKQLKEVRELVLGNGLTFDVILSNPPFSLKYSRDDEEQGHVLNQYEISVDKSEGNVLKSLLSSVMFLERYKDLVSDDGKILAVIDDSVLSGASYAHVRNYIREQFILLAVISLPGDAFKRASARVKTSILYLRRRKECEVQSDVFMASSVCLGIEEKTARRIGIDAATLSTQKLVEAQTIVKSFENYLDGKAGNYTVPASRIADRMDVKFCIADGGRKTSIWEAKKLSICLIQDVLHPAAGRKLSVLETDAYQFLRVNYDGDVIEGDIIEGAECSYSALYVVKSWDILMSNMGVGRGAVGIVPPFHSGKFVSNEYTILQADSEEEAVYYCNLLRTKEILGDILASTTGMNRGRIKWDSISTVIVPKYVPGNANIVKITSDLKL, encoded by the coding sequence ATGAAGAATAAATTCTGTGACCTCCAAGATTTGGATAATGAAGCTTCTGTTGAGGCGCGTTTTGTCGATAAGTTGCTTGATGACCTTGGATTTGTCTCTGCCGAAATTAAGTTAAAAACATCTCTTCGAGAACTGAAAGTAGGAAAAGGAAGCAAGTCTTCCTTGTACAAGCCTGACTACGCAATTATTTCATTGGGGATGCCAACGTTAATTGTTGATGCGAAAGCAACTACGGAGGTGATATCTGAATTTGAGCAGCAGTGTTCGTCTTACTGCCTGGAAATTAACAAAGCATATGACCATAACCCTGTTAGGTATTATTTGCTCAGCAACGGCGTTAAGACAGCCTTGTATAAGTGGGATGTTCAAAAGCCAATTCTTGAGCTTGAGTTTCAGGATTTCGATAAGGGGAAAGAAAAATATAAAGAGTTGCACAAAATAATTGGAAAAAAAGCACTAGCTGAATCGGCTGAAGAACAAATGGCGTTGGTGGACAATGCTATTTTTCAATTTGAAAAAACAACTCTTGAAGGTTTAAGTGATTTGTTTCAGAGGATGCACCAGTATATTTGGGCAAAAGAAAAAAAGAGTCCAAGTGCAGCTTTTGAAGAGTTAATGAAAATTATCTTTGTGAAGATCCAGAAAGATCGCGAAATTCACTCTAGATTTGGCGTGGATCCAAAGCCAAAATATAAAGATGTTGTATTCAGTACGCACTGGATAAATAGTCAAACAGAGAATGAAAGCCCAATCAATGATCCTTTGTTCAAAAACTTGGTAAAGTCGCTTGAGGAAGAAATTAGGAATGATAAGAAAAAGCGCGTTTTTGACGAGAACGAGCAAATTAAGCTTAGTAAAGACACAATTAAATGGATAGTTAAAGAACTGCAGCATATTGATTTCATTTCGATGGAGGAGGATATCCACGGCAGAATGTTCGAGACGTTTCTTGATGCAACTGTGCGTGGTAGAGACCTTGGTCAATTTTTTACACCCCGTGATATTGTTGATCTTATGGTTAATCTTGCTCAAATCAAGGTCACTAAAACAGGCGTGCCAAAAGTTCTAGATGCGTGTTGTGGTTCTGGCGGCTTTCTGATTTCAGCCATGGGTAAGATGATTCAGGATGCAAATGCATTGGTCGGGGTTACGACCAAAGAGCGTGCAGCTTTGATTTCATCAATTAAAAATGAATCCATATTTGGAATCGATGCTGGTAGTGATCCTGCTATTTATAGAATCGCCAGAATGAATATGTATTTACATGGGGACGGCGGTAGTCATATTTATCATGCGGACTCTCTCGATAAAACATTGGGGCCTGTCGGTAATGCATCGATTGAATATAACAAACAGCTAAAGGAAGTCCGTGAACTAGTTCTTGGTAATGGTTTGACGTTTGATGTAATTCTGTCTAACCCACCGTTTTCACTAAAATATTCAAGGGATGATGAAGAGCAGGGGCATGTTCTAAATCAATATGAAATTAGCGTCGACAAGTCTGAAGGAAATGTTCTAAAAAGTCTGCTAAGTAGCGTGATGTTCTTGGAGCGCTACAAGGATTTGGTAAGTGATGATGGGAAAATTCTCGCAGTTATAGATGATTCAGTGCTTTCTGGTGCATCTTATGCTCATGTAAGAAATTATATTCGTGAACAATTTATCTTGCTTGCCGTAATCTCTTTGCCTGGGGATGCATTTAAGCGCGCCTCTGCCAGAGTTAAAACATCGATTTTGTATTTACGTCGCCGTAAGGAATGTGAGGTGCAAAGCGATGTATTTATGGCATCTTCAGTTTGTTTAGGCATTGAAGAAAAAACCGCGAGACGTATAGGAATAGATGCTGCAACCCTCTCAACCCAAAAGCTTGTCGAAGCTCAAACGATTGTTAAGAGTTTTGAAAATTATTTAGATGGAAAAGCAGGTAACTATACCGTGCCAGCTTCTAGAATTGCCGACAGAATGGACGTTAAATTCTGCATAGCTGATGGCGGGCGGAAAACCTCAATTTGGGAAGCAAAGAAATTGTCGATTTGCTTAATACAGGATGTCCTTCATCCAGCGGCTGGCCGGAAATTATCCGTTCTTGAAACAGACGCCTATCAATTTCTACGTGTGAATTATGATGGGGACGTAATTGAAGGCGATATTATCGAGGGAGCCGAGTGTTCATATTCAGCCTTGTACGTTGTTAAATCGTGGGATATTTTGATGTCAAACATGGGAGTTGGCAGAGGTGCCGTTGGAATCGTCCCCCCCTTTCACTCAGGTAAATTCGTTTCGAATGAATACACGATTCTTCAGGCCGATTCAGAGGAAGAGGCGGTTTACTACTGCAACCTGTTACGAACTAAGGAAATTCTTGGCGACATACTCGCCAGTACTACTGGTATGAATAGAGGTCGAATTAAATGGGACTCAATCTCAACAGTAATTGTGCCGAAGTATGTACCAGGCAATGCAAACATTGTAAAGATTACATCTGACTTGAAATTGTAA